The proteins below come from a single Zea mays cultivar B73 chromosome 8, Zm-B73-REFERENCE-NAM-5.0, whole genome shotgun sequence genomic window:
- the LOC100273939 gene encoding Protein G1-like8, which yields MDPSGPAGAGAGPSSAAGAGGDDAHAHAPPQQHQIQPLAQAQAQPQPHQLSRYESQKRRDWNTFLQYLQNHRPPLTLARCSGAHVIEFLKYLDQFGKTKVHAAGCAHFGQPSPPAPCPCPLHQAWGSLDALIGRLRAAYEESGHAPESNPFAARAVRIYLRDVRDAQAKARGIPYEKKSRKRKQPPPAAAAGEAAAASSSSAAAARVAAGSAGDGSSASGSAAAKAAPTTAQGSAAADAATSTSRVQ from the coding sequence ATGGATCCCTCGGGGCCAGCCGGCGCCGGGGCCGGGCCGTCCTCGGCGGCGGGGGCGGGCGGCGACGACGCGCACGCGCACGCGCCGCCGCAGCAGCACCAGATCCAGCCGCTTGCTCAGGCGCAGGCGCAGCCGCAGCCGCATCAGCTGAGCAGGTACGAGTCGCAGAAGCGGCGGGACTGGAACACGTTCCTGCAGTACCTGCAGAACCACCGGCCGCCGCTGACGCTGGCGCGGTGCAGCGGCGCGCACGTCATCGAGTTCCTCAAGTACCTGGACCAGTTCGGCAAGACCAAGGTGCACGCCGCCGGGTGCGCCCACTTCGGCCAGCCCAGCCCGCCGGCGCCGTGCCCGTGCCCGCTGCACCAGGCCTGGGGCTCCCTCGACGCGCTCATCGGCCGCCTGCGCGCCGCGTACGAGGAGAGCGGCCACGCGCCCGAGTCCAACCCCTTCGCCGCCCGCGCCGTGCGGATCTACCTCCGCGACGTCCGCGACGCGCAGGCCAAGGCGCGGGGCATACCCTACGAGAAGAAGAGCCGCAAGCGCAAGcagccgccgccggccgccgctgcgggggaggcggcggcggcgtcgtCGTCTTCGGCCGCGGCAGCACGGGTGGCCGCCGGGAGCGCCGGGGACGGGTCGTCCGCCAGTGGCAGCGCGGCGGCGAAAGCTGCACCGACCACCGCCCAGGGAAGCGCCGCTGCTGATGCAGCGACCAGCACATCCCGAGTACAGTAG